Part of the Cryptosporangium arvum DSM 44712 genome, CTCATCGAATCTACCGCCATGCCCGGGCGGCAAGACGGGTTGCGCAACGGGTCTTGGACGGTCCCGGGCCGGCGGGCGTTGACTCGGCAGCACGTAGGCGAGGGAGGACGTCCGACATGGGCACGTACGAGGGAAAGAACGTCGTCGTCATCGGCGGCAGCAGCGGGTTCGGCCGCACGACGGCGGCGGCGCTCGTGGACGGCGGCGCGCGCGTCCTGATCACCGGGCGCACCGGGGCGACGCTCGACGCCGCGGTGGAACGACTGGGTGCCGGTGCGGTCGCCGTCCGGAGCGACGCGGCGTCGCTCACCGACATCGACGCGCTGGCCGACCGGGTCAAGACCGAGTTCGGCACGATCGACGCGCTGTTCGTGAACGCCGGCGTCACGCACTTCGCGCCGTTCGAGGCGACCACCGAGCGCGGCTACGACGAGGTGTTCGCGATCAACGCCAAGGGCCCGTACTTCACCGTGCAACGGTTGGCGCCGCTGCTGAACCCGGGAAGCGGGGTGGTGCTGACCACCTCGGTGGTCAACGTCGTCGGCTACCCGATGGTCAGCGCGTACGCCGCGACGAAGGCGGCGCTGCGCTCGATGGCACGCAGCCTCGGGCGCGAGCTGCTGCCGCGCGGGATCCGGGTCAACGCGGTGAGCCCGGGCCCGATCGACACCGGCATCCTGGACCGGCAGCTACCGCCGGACCTGGTCGCGCCGACGAAGGCGCAGATGGTCGCCGACAACCCGATGGGCCGGTTCGGCGAGGAGGACGAGATCACCAGGGCGGTGCTGTTCCTGGCGTTCGACGCGACGTTCACGACCGGCGCCGAGCTCGCCGTGGACGGCGGCGCCTCCCAGCTATGAGTCCCGGCCGGGCAGCTGAGCGTCCACTCCGGTGTACTCCTGGCCGGAGAGCGACTGGATCACGGCCATCAGCTCGTCGGTGCGCCGGCGCAGCGTCTCCCGGTCGGGCTCCTCGGTGCCCCAGTCCATCGGCGGGGCGAACCTGATCGTCACCCGCCCCGGGCGGGGGAACTTCGCCCCGGGCGGGGCCAGCTCGAACACGCCGACCGTGCCGCACGGAACGACCGGCGCGCCGCTCGCGGCCGCGATCCGGGCCAGCCCGGTGCGGCCGCGGTAGAGACGACCGTCGCGGGTGCGGGTGCCCTCCGGGAAGATGCCGACGACCCGGTCCTCGCGCAGCAGCCGCACCGCGGTGTTCAACGCGGCGTCACCGGCGGAGGCCCCGCCCCGGATGACGGGCACCTGTCCGGTCGCGGTGAAGAAGTACCGCTTCCAGCGGCCGCGGACCCCGGGCTCGGTGAAGTACTCGTGCTTGGCCAGGAAGCTGATCCGGCGCCAGCGCACGACCAGCGGCAGGAACAGCCAGTCCAGGTACGACACGTGATTGCAGGCCAGGATCACCGGACCCCGGGTGGGCACGTGCTCGATGCCCTCGACGCGCGGCCGGAAGTAGAGCGTCATCGGGAGCGTGAGCAGGGCTTTGAAGACCCAGTACAGGTAACCGCTGCGGTCGACCGGGGCCTGGGCGACCGGGGCGGGCGGCGAGTCGGCCGACATGGGGGTGCGGTTCAACCTTTCACGGGGGCAACGCCACCTTACAGGTAGTGCTCCAGGCCGGCGACGCGTAGCGCGATCCGCGCGGGACGCGAGGCCGCGTCGATCGCCGCGGCCCGGCCGGCCGCCCGCACCGCGTGCTGGACCCGGACCAGGAACGCCATGCCGTGCGAACCGAGGAAGTCGACGTCGGCCAGGTCGAGCCGGACGTCGGCCGGTTGAGCGGCGACGACGTCGGCCACCACACCGTCCAGGCGCGGCGCCAGCACGGCGTCGACCGCGCCGGACAGCCGGATCGACACCCGCCCCGGATCGGCCTCGACCGCGACCGCGCCGGGGCGTTCCTCCGGCAGCGTGAACCGAGGGCTGCCGTTCACGCCGGATGCATCCTCCGACCACGCGGCTGAACCCACTGCCGGCCTCCGCTCGGTGTCATCCGTTATCCGGTACATCTCGCGTAGGATACTCGCTGTGGCCTCGAAATCGCGGGGTTCACACCCAACACGTTATCCGGTACATCTGAGACGGCGGTGATCGGTGATGACCGATGGCGTCACCGTCGATTCGGCCGTCGAGTCATATCTGTCGTCACCGCAGCTCGCGAACGAGAACACCAACCGCGCGTACCGCAGCGTGCTCGACCGGCTGGCCGGCTTCCTCGGTGGCCACCGCCCGCTCACCGAGATCGGCGAGGAAGAGCTCACGGTCGCGATCCGCGGTCTCTGGGGCAGCGCGGCCGCCGCGACCTGGAACCGCAACCGGTCGGCCGTCTCGGGGTGGCTGGCCTGGTGCCGCGCGCTCGGCCAGGACGCGCCCACGCTCTCCGACGAGGTCGAACGACGGCCGGACGAGAGCGAGCCGGCCGCCGTCCTGGCCCGGGAGGTCATCGAGGAACTCCTCGCCCGCCCCGAGCTCCCGGTGCGCGAGCGGGCGCTGTGGCGCCTGCTCTACGAGTCGGGCGGGCGGGTGTCCGATGTGCTGGCCCTCAACATCGAGCACCTCGACCTGCGCCGGCGCCGCGCCGGCAGCCTGCACTGGGGTGAGGGCACCGCGTTCCTGCTCCCCCGGCTGATCGAGGGGCGCTCGCGCGGCCCGCTGTTCCTCTCCGAGCGGCGCCCGCCACCGGCCCGGCGCCCGGCCCGGTCGGAGCTCTGCCCCTACACCGGCCGGGCCCGGCTCGGGTACGACCGGGCCCGCATCCTGCTCGACCAGTACACCCGCACGGCGGACGGCCGGCCGGGCTGGGACCTGCTCCAGCTGCGCCGCTCAGCCCTCGCGCACCGGTCCGGCGATAGCGGTTGATTCACGCAGCACCAGCCGGCACGGCCGCACGTGCCGGCCCGGCGCCGGCTCCCCGTTGATCGCGGCCAGCAGCAGGTTCGCCGCCGCGCGCCCCAACCCGTCCAGATCCATGTCGACGCTGCTCAGCGGCGGTTGGCTCGCGGTCACCATGGTGTCCCAGTTGTCGAAGCCGATCACCGCGACGTCCTCGGGCACCCGCCGCCCGGCGGTCCGCAGCGTGTCGACGACCCCGCGGGCGATCTGGTCGCTCCCGGCGAACACGGCGTCGAACGCCGTGCCCTCCGCGAGCAGCATCGCGCCGGCCTGACGTCCCCACGCCTCGCTCCACTCGCCGAAGAGCGGCGGCCGGACCAGCGCCGTCTCCGCCGCGGACGCCCGGACCCGCGCTGACGAGTGGTGCTCCGGCCCGGTGACGTGCACGATCCGGCGCCGCCCGATCGCACGCAGGTGCTCGATCGCTCTGCCCGCCCCGCCGGCCTCGTCCGGCACCACCGAGCAGTCCGCCGGGTCGGTCGAGCTCACGAACGCGTACACCACGGGCACCGGCAGGTCCGGGGCGAGCGGCGGCCGGGCCTGGGCCCGCCGACCGGTGACCACGATCCCGTCGACGCGCCGGGTCAGCAACGTCCGCAGGTAGTACTGCTCGCGGATCGGGTCGTCGCGCGCGTCGCACAGCAGCACGGACATCTGGCCGGCGCCGAGTGCGTCCTCGGCGCCGAGCATCAGCGGGATGCTGAACCGCCCGATGCTGTCGGTGGTGATCATCCCGACCGTGTAGGTGCGGCCGACCTTCAGCGTCCGGGCCACCGCGTTGGCCTCGAAGCCGAGCCGGTCGGCGGCGTCACGCACCCGCTGCCGGGTTTCCGCCCGGAGCGTGCCGCGGTCGTTGAGCGCTTTGGACGCCGTACCCACCGAGACCCCGGCCGCCGCCGCGACGTCCCGAATCGTCACGAGTCGATCAATTTTCCGCACGCGTTTCCTCCGCCGGGCTCGGGCGATCCCGCCAAGAGGCTACTTCATGCCGTTGACACGCCGAGAGGACCGTCCCTATGGTTTCGGCAATCGGTTTCCGAGTTTCCGAATGTTAACGCTCACACGCCCGGCCCCACGTCCAAGGAGGCACGATGGGCCAGCCCCGCCGATTACTGCTCACCAGCGTCGCCGCACTCGCCCTGCTGTTCAGCGCCGCGTGTCAGAGCGCCGGTGACACCACCTCCTCGTCCGACACCAGCGCGAAGGACGACGGCGCCACGATCACGATGTGGACCCGCTCACCGACGGCCGCGTTCACCCAGACGCTCATCGACGCGTACAACAAGTCGCACCGCAACCAGGTCGAGCTGACCGTGATCCCGGCCGACACCTACCAGCAGAAGGTCGGGTCGGCGAGCGGCGCCGAGCGGCTGCCCGACATCCTGGCCACCGACGTCGTCTACGCGCCGAACTACGCCTCGAAGGGCGTCTTCCAGGACCTCACGAAGCGCGTCGGGACGCTGTCGTTCCGGAACACGCTGGCCCCGGCACACATGAAGACCGCGACGTACGAGAACAAGATCTACGGCGTTCCGCACGACATCGACCTGTCCGCGGTCTTCTACAACAAGGTGCTGTTCCGGAAAGCCGGCCTCG contains:
- a CDS encoding SDR family oxidoreductase, whose protein sequence is MGTYEGKNVVVIGGSSGFGRTTAAALVDGGARVLITGRTGATLDAAVERLGAGAVAVRSDAASLTDIDALADRVKTEFGTIDALFVNAGVTHFAPFEATTERGYDEVFAINAKGPYFTVQRLAPLLNPGSGVVLTTSVVNVVGYPMVSAYAATKAALRSMARSLGRELLPRGIRVNAVSPGPIDTGILDRQLPPDLVAPTKAQMVADNPMGRFGEEDEITRAVLFLAFDATFTTGAELAVDGGASQL
- a CDS encoding lysophospholipid acyltransferase family protein encodes the protein MSADSPPAPVAQAPVDRSGYLYWVFKALLTLPMTLYFRPRVEGIEHVPTRGPVILACNHVSYLDWLFLPLVVRWRRISFLAKHEYFTEPGVRGRWKRYFFTATGQVPVIRGGASAGDAALNTAVRLLREDRVVGIFPEGTRTRDGRLYRGRTGLARIAAASGAPVVPCGTVGVFELAPPGAKFPRPGRVTIRFAPPMDWGTEEPDRETLRRRTDELMAVIQSLSGQEYTGVDAQLPGRDS
- a CDS encoding STAS domain-containing protein; amino-acid sequence: MNGSPRFTLPEERPGAVAVEADPGRVSIRLSGAVDAVLAPRLDGVVADVVAAQPADVRLDLADVDFLGSHGMAFLVRVQHAVRAAGRAAAIDAASRPARIALRVAGLEHYL
- a CDS encoding tyrosine-type recombinase/integrase; amino-acid sequence: MTDGVTVDSAVESYLSSPQLANENTNRAYRSVLDRLAGFLGGHRPLTEIGEEELTVAIRGLWGSAAAATWNRNRSAVSGWLAWCRALGQDAPTLSDEVERRPDESEPAAVLAREVIEELLARPELPVRERALWRLLYESGGRVSDVLALNIEHLDLRRRRAGSLHWGEGTAFLLPRLIEGRSRGPLFLSERRPPPARRPARSELCPYTGRARLGYDRARILLDQYTRTADGRPGWDLLQLRRSALAHRSGDSG
- a CDS encoding LacI family DNA-binding transcriptional regulator; its protein translation is MTIRDVAAAAGVSVGTASKALNDRGTLRAETRQRVRDAADRLGFEANAVARTLKVGRTYTVGMITTDSIGRFSIPLMLGAEDALGAGQMSVLLCDARDDPIREQYYLRTLLTRRVDGIVVTGRRAQARPPLAPDLPVPVVYAFVSSTDPADCSVVPDEAGGAGRAIEHLRAIGRRRIVHVTGPEHHSSARVRASAAETALVRPPLFGEWSEAWGRQAGAMLLAEGTAFDAVFAGSDQIARGVVDTLRTAGRRVPEDVAVIGFDNWDTMVTASQPPLSSVDMDLDGLGRAAANLLLAAINGEPAPGRHVRPCRLVLRESTAIAGPVREG